One Bacillus sp. 1780r2a1 DNA segment encodes these proteins:
- a CDS encoding Cof-type HAD-IIB family hydrolase produces the protein MIKCVATDMDGTLVNSEQQISIENSEAIKAAQREGVEVIVATGRSYEEASYVLKEAGIETFLICTNGAEVRNKKGEKLEAFGMTLDKIKAVEAIFNKHELYFEVYTSDGTYSNDYDKALSVVMDIYMSASLKNQYDELLKAAKKRFEEGKVKLIDAYEPLFQDSSILIYKMLAFSFDDEKLKRAREELKSFHGIAVSSSGKENIEVNSEEAQKGIALEKFVKSRGISLQETMAIGDNYNDLSMFHKVGMAVAMGNAPEEIKRHAHVVTKTNDEHGVAEAIQSIFKPV, from the coding sequence ATGATTAAATGTGTTGCCACTGATATGGATGGAACATTAGTAAATAGTGAACAACAAATTAGTATAGAGAACAGCGAAGCAATTAAAGCTGCACAGCGTGAAGGTGTGGAAGTTATCGTAGCAACTGGGCGTTCATATGAGGAAGCTTCTTATGTATTAAAAGAAGCTGGTATCGAGACGTTCCTTATTTGTACAAACGGGGCAGAGGTTAGAAATAAAAAAGGTGAGAAGCTAGAAGCTTTTGGAATGACCCTTGATAAAATTAAAGCTGTTGAAGCAATTTTTAACAAGCATGAGCTGTACTTTGAAGTTTATACAAGTGATGGCACATACTCCAATGACTATGATAAAGCACTTTCTGTTGTAATGGATATCTATATGAGTGCTAGCTTAAAAAATCAGTATGATGAATTGCTAAAAGCAGCAAAAAAACGATTTGAAGAAGGAAAAGTAAAATTAATTGATGCGTATGAACCACTATTTCAAGATTCAAGTATCTTAATTTATAAAATGTTGGCTTTTTCATTCGATGATGAGAAGTTAAAACGTGCACGTGAAGAACTAAAATCATTTCATGGCATTGCTGTAAGCTCTTCAGGTAAAGAAAACATTGAAGTGAATAGTGAAGAAGCTCAAAAGGGAATTGCATTAGAGAAATTTGTGAAAAGTCGAGGTATCTCTTTACAAGAGACAATGGCAATCGGGGATAACTATAATGATCTTTCGATGTTTCATAAAGTAGGAATGGCCGTTGCAATGGGCAATGCACCCGAAGAAATAAAGCGTCATGCTCATGTCGTGACAAAAACAAACGATGAACACGGTGTAGCTGAAGCAATTCAAAGCATATTCAAGCCCGTATAA
- the pgmB gene encoding beta-phosphoglucomutase, translating into MQVQFEAFIFDLDGVIVDTINFYYQANKMIADEANVYFTQEWNQQMQGISRYETVKQIVRQSDKVYSEEEIHALAEKKNHHYQALIETLDEKAILPGVFQLIKEAKAAEIKLAIASSSSNAMYVLEKIGLRSYFDKVVTSRDVKRGKPNPEIFLTAAKAIGIHSRNCVAIEDGIAGLTAIKQTDMFSIGVGLHEGMEQADWQVSSTHELTFESVNKKFVNR; encoded by the coding sequence ATGCAAGTACAGTTTGAAGCGTTTATTTTTGACTTAGATGGTGTAATTGTTGATACAATAAACTTCTACTACCAAGCAAATAAAATGATTGCTGATGAGGCAAATGTTTATTTTACACAAGAATGGAATCAACAAATGCAGGGAATTAGCCGCTATGAGACAGTTAAGCAAATTGTAAGACAAAGTGACAAGGTTTATTCGGAAGAAGAGATACATGCATTAGCAGAAAAGAAAAACCATCATTATCAAGCATTAATTGAAACGTTAGATGAAAAGGCAATCTTACCTGGCGTTTTTCAGTTGATAAAAGAAGCAAAAGCAGCTGAAATCAAGCTTGCAATCGCATCTTCTAGTTCAAACGCGATGTATGTATTGGAAAAAATCGGATTGCGGTCTTATTTTGATAAGGTTGTAACCAGTAGAGACGTAAAGCGTGGGAAGCCAAATCCAGAAATTTTTTTAACAGCAGCAAAAGCAATCGGTATCCATTCTAGAAACTGTGTTGCGATTGAGGACGGAATTGCAGGCTTAACCGCCATTAAGCAAACTGATATGTTTTCCATAGGAGTAGGGTTACACGAAGGAATGGAACAAGCGGATTGGCAAGTGTCTTCTACTCATGAACTAACGTTTGAGAGTGTAAACAAGAAGTTTGTAAACCGTTAA
- a CDS encoding PTS transporter subunit IIBC → MKKFFSFDFWQKFGKALLVVVAVMPAAGIMISLGKLVGMTGGEMALVQTIARVMEDIGWGIITNLHILFAVAIGGSWAKERAGGAFAALIAFVLINRITGAIFGVNADMLADPEAKITSLFGQELIVKDYFTSILGSPALNMGVFVGIIAGFLGANLFNKYYNYDKLPEALSFFNGKRFVPFVVIGGSIVTAIILSIVWPFIQGALNSFGQWIATSRDTAPILAPFVFGALERLLLPFGLHHMLTVPINYTELGGTYQILTGSGAGSTVAGQDPLWLAWIADLNNFLAAGDTASYQQLLNEVTPARFKVGQMILSCAALIGIAFAMYRNVDADKRRKYKSMFFSAALAVFLTGVTEPIEFMFMFAAPVLYVVYAIMTGMAFAIVDIIDVRVHAFGVIELITRTPMIVKAGLWLDLVNFIIACLVFFGLNFAVANFMIKRFNFPTPGRNGNYIEDEASTSGTSNVKSDSLAPVIIELLGGQQNIEDVDACMTRLRVTVKDTSSVATEAEWKQNGALGLIVKDKGVQAIYGPKADVLKSDIQDLLGA, encoded by the coding sequence ATGAAGAAATTCTTTTCATTTGATTTTTGGCAGAAGTTTGGTAAAGCATTATTAGTCGTTGTAGCTGTTATGCCAGCTGCAGGTATTATGATTTCACTTGGAAAGCTAGTTGGTATGACTGGTGGAGAAATGGCACTTGTGCAAACGATTGCCCGAGTTATGGAAGACATAGGTTGGGGTATTATCACAAACCTCCATATCTTGTTCGCTGTAGCTATCGGGGGATCTTGGGCAAAAGAACGTGCTGGTGGAGCATTTGCTGCGCTGATTGCCTTTGTATTAATTAACCGTATTACTGGTGCAATTTTTGGGGTTAATGCAGATATGTTAGCTGACCCAGAAGCAAAAATTACTTCTTTATTTGGACAAGAACTTATCGTAAAAGATTACTTTACATCTATCTTAGGTTCTCCTGCTTTAAACATGGGAGTATTTGTTGGTATTATCGCTGGTTTCCTTGGAGCCAACTTATTTAACAAGTATTACAACTACGATAAGTTACCTGAAGCTTTATCATTCTTTAATGGTAAACGCTTTGTACCATTTGTCGTAATTGGTGGATCAATTGTTACAGCAATTATCTTATCGATTGTATGGCCATTCATCCAAGGTGCTTTAAACAGCTTTGGGCAGTGGATCGCAACATCTCGTGACACAGCGCCAATCTTAGCTCCATTTGTTTTTGGTGCATTAGAACGTCTTTTATTACCTTTTGGTTTACATCATATGTTAACGGTTCCAATCAACTACACTGAACTTGGTGGAACGTATCAAATTTTAACAGGTTCTGGCGCTGGCTCAACAGTAGCTGGTCAAGATCCATTATGGTTAGCTTGGATTGCTGACTTAAACAACTTCCTAGCAGCTGGTGACACAGCTAGCTATCAACAATTATTAAATGAAGTAACGCCAGCTCGCTTTAAAGTTGGTCAAATGATTCTATCTTGTGCTGCGTTAATTGGTATTGCTTTTGCAATGTACCGCAACGTTGATGCAGATAAACGCAGAAAGTATAAATCAATGTTCTTCTCTGCTGCACTAGCTGTATTCTTAACTGGTGTTACAGAGCCAATCGAATTTATGTTCATGTTTGCTGCTCCAGTTCTTTATGTTGTATACGCAATCATGACAGGTATGGCATTTGCCATTGTTGATATTATTGATGTGCGTGTTCACGCATTCGGTGTTATTGAATTGATTACACGTACGCCAATGATTGTGAAAGCTGGATTATGGTTAGATTTAGTGAACTTTATTATCGCATGTCTTGTATTCTTTGGATTAAACTTTGCAGTAGCAAACTTTATGATTAAACGTTTCAACTTCCCTACTCCGGGACGTAACGGAAACTACATTGAAGATGAAGCTTCAACTAGCGGCACTTCAAACGTAAAAAGTGATTCTCTAGCACCTGTTATTATTGAATTATTAGGTGGTCAACAAAACATTGAAGATGTTGATGCTTGTATGACTCGCCTTCGCGTAACGGTAAAAGATACTAGCTCTGTAGCTACTGAAGCAGAATGGAAACAAAATGGCGCTCTAGGCTTAATCGTAAAAGACAAAGGGGTGCAAGCCATTTATGGTCCAAAAGCTGATGTTCTTAAATCCGATATCCAAGACTTACTAGGAGCGTGA
- a CDS encoding endonuclease/exonuclease/phosphatase family protein, producing MKLLTLNCHSWQEENQLDKISCLASVIKEKEYDVIALQEVSQHIEAAYVDDHIKVDNYGYVLLQELKKLGVHDYELVWDIAHMGYEVYEEGLAILTKHPIVEEHSFFISKTSDVNDWKTRRVVGATISYNDELLSFYSCHLGWWEDDKEPFKDQFDSLWTSVKKDHPFFLLGDFNNNAFIRNEGYDYMKKHPLYDTYDLALKKDEGVTVEGKIAGWDENKEKLRIDLILTSDPFKVAQSQVIFNGNNKPVVSDHFGVEVILT from the coding sequence ATGAAGCTACTCACTTTAAATTGCCATTCTTGGCAAGAAGAAAATCAGCTAGACAAGATTTCTTGTCTAGCTTCTGTAATTAAAGAAAAAGAATATGATGTAATTGCTCTACAAGAAGTTAGCCAGCACATTGAAGCTGCTTACGTAGACGACCACATCAAAGTGGATAATTATGGATACGTCCTATTGCAGGAATTAAAAAAATTAGGTGTTCATGATTATGAGCTTGTTTGGGATATTGCTCACATGGGATACGAAGTGTACGAAGAAGGTTTAGCGATTTTGACAAAACACCCTATTGTTGAAGAACATTCTTTCTTCATTTCAAAAACATCTGATGTGAATGATTGGAAAACAAGAAGAGTAGTGGGAGCAACAATTTCTTATAACGACGAACTGCTATCATTTTACTCCTGTCATCTAGGTTGGTGGGAAGATGATAAGGAACCGTTTAAAGACCAGTTTGACTCTCTGTGGACTTCCGTAAAAAAAGATCATCCCTTTTTCTTGTTAGGTGACTTTAACAATAATGCTTTTATTCGAAACGAAGGATACGATTACATGAAAAAGCATCCTTTATATGATACCTATGACCTGGCTCTAAAAAAAGATGAAGGTGTTACGGTTGAAGGTAAAATTGCAGGCTGGGATGAAAATAAAGAAAAGCTTCGTATTGATTTAATCCTAACGAGCGATCCTTTCAAAGTAGCCCAATCTCAAGTTATTTTTAATGGCAACAATAAACCTGTTGTTTCAGATCATTTTGGCGTAGAAGTCATATTAACATAG